A genomic stretch from Myxocyprinus asiaticus isolate MX2 ecotype Aquarium Trade chromosome 24, UBuf_Myxa_2, whole genome shotgun sequence includes:
- the lpxn gene encoding leupaxin isoform X1, with protein sequence MDELDMLLEELAKNSSQTATVPAAIPPKTLSVRTSVKRDNTTLHGQTESSGLVSGPGQAFVNHAYSEPPAPVEAGLMSPCTATRELDSIMNELLGLDLEIPEQIPTLSPPPIARKSIKNKKTEETKDSVSGKQAEENNMTKNTQHLPLTEKQSKGVDAIDDLLGSLSSDMEKMGVRTAAKGHCASCGKCIAGKMITALGQVWHPEHFVCTLCREELGTCGFFERDGKPYCEKDYQNLFSPRCAYCKGPITQNILTAMDQTWHPEHFFCSHCGDLFGTDGFLERDGKPYCSSDFYRLFAPKCSGCGEPVKENYLSAANGTWHPDCFVCADCLKPFTDGCFLEMNGRPLCSLHYHSRQGTLCGTCGEPISGRCIAALDRKFHPEHFVCAFCLRQLSQGVFKEQAGKPYCSVCHTKLFL encoded by the exons ATGGATGAACTTG ACATGCTTTTAGAGGAGCTGGCTAAGAACTCCTCACAGACTGCAACTGTTCCTGCAGCAATTCCACCTAAAACTCTCTCAGTAAGAACCTCAGTTAAAAGGGACAACACAACTCTGCATGGACAG ACTGAGTCCTCGGGTCTTGTTTCTGGGCCAGGTCAGGCATTTGTTAATCATGCCTACAG TGAGCCTCCGGCCCCTGTGGAGGCAGGACTGATGAGTCCCTGCACAGCCACACGAGAGTTAGACTCCATCATGAATGAGCTATTAGGTCTTGATCTCGAG ATTCCAGAACAAATACCCACATTAAGCCCACCTCCAATTGCTCGCAAGTcaataaagaacaaaaaaacagaagaaactaAAGACAGTGTTAGTGGAAAGCAAGCAGAGGAAAATAACATGACTAAGAACACACAGCACCTTCCTCTAACGGAAAAACAGTCCAAGGGTGTGGATGCTATAGATGACCTGCTGGGCTCTCTTAGCTCAGACATGGAGAAAATGGGTGTCCGAACAGCTGCCAAGGGCCACTGTGCTTCTTGTGGCAAGTGCATAGCTGGGAAG ATGATCACAGCTCTGGGTCAGGTGTGGCACCCAGAACACTTTGTGTGTACGCTGTGCAGGGAGGAACTAGGTACGTGTGGTTTCTTTGAGAGAGATGGCAAGCCGTACTGCGAGAAAGACTACCAGAACCTCTTCTCCCCTCGCTGTGCTTACTGCAAAGGTCCCATTACTCAG AACATTCTTACAGCAATGGACCAAACATGGCACCCAGAACATTTCTTCTGCTCCCACTGTGGAGATCTATTTGGAACCGACG GGTTTCTGGAGAGAGATGGTAAACCATATTGCTCCAGTGATTTCTACCGCCTCTTTGCACCCAAATGCTCCGGCTGTGGAGAGCCAGTGAAGGAGAACTATCTGTCTGCAGCGAATGGAACCTGGCACCCTGACTGCTTTGTCTGTGCG GACTGTCTAAAGCCCTTTACTGATGGTTGTTTCCTGGAAATGAATGGTCGGCCCCTCTGTTCCCTTCACTATCACTCTAGACAGGGCACTCTCTGTGGGACCTGCGGAGAGCCCATATCAGGTCGCTGCATCGCTGCCCTCGACCGCAAGTTTCACCCTGAGCACTTTGTGTGTGCGTTCTGTCTTCGGCAGCTGAGTCAGGGTGTGTTTAAGGAGCAAGCAGGGAAGCCATACTGTTCAGTATGTCACACAAAACTCTTTCTGTGA
- the lpxn gene encoding leupaxin isoform X2 yields MLLEELAKNSSQTATVPAAIPPKTLSVRTSVKRDNTTLHGQTESSGLVSGPGQAFVNHAYSEPPAPVEAGLMSPCTATRELDSIMNELLGLDLEIPEQIPTLSPPPIARKSIKNKKTEETKDSVSGKQAEENNMTKNTQHLPLTEKQSKGVDAIDDLLGSLSSDMEKMGVRTAAKGHCASCGKCIAGKMITALGQVWHPEHFVCTLCREELGTCGFFERDGKPYCEKDYQNLFSPRCAYCKGPITQNILTAMDQTWHPEHFFCSHCGDLFGTDGFLERDGKPYCSSDFYRLFAPKCSGCGEPVKENYLSAANGTWHPDCFVCADCLKPFTDGCFLEMNGRPLCSLHYHSRQGTLCGTCGEPISGRCIAALDRKFHPEHFVCAFCLRQLSQGVFKEQAGKPYCSVCHTKLFL; encoded by the exons ATGCTTTTAGAGGAGCTGGCTAAGAACTCCTCACAGACTGCAACTGTTCCTGCAGCAATTCCACCTAAAACTCTCTCAGTAAGAACCTCAGTTAAAAGGGACAACACAACTCTGCATGGACAG ACTGAGTCCTCGGGTCTTGTTTCTGGGCCAGGTCAGGCATTTGTTAATCATGCCTACAG TGAGCCTCCGGCCCCTGTGGAGGCAGGACTGATGAGTCCCTGCACAGCCACACGAGAGTTAGACTCCATCATGAATGAGCTATTAGGTCTTGATCTCGAG ATTCCAGAACAAATACCCACATTAAGCCCACCTCCAATTGCTCGCAAGTcaataaagaacaaaaaaacagaagaaactaAAGACAGTGTTAGTGGAAAGCAAGCAGAGGAAAATAACATGACTAAGAACACACAGCACCTTCCTCTAACGGAAAAACAGTCCAAGGGTGTGGATGCTATAGATGACCTGCTGGGCTCTCTTAGCTCAGACATGGAGAAAATGGGTGTCCGAACAGCTGCCAAGGGCCACTGTGCTTCTTGTGGCAAGTGCATAGCTGGGAAG ATGATCACAGCTCTGGGTCAGGTGTGGCACCCAGAACACTTTGTGTGTACGCTGTGCAGGGAGGAACTAGGTACGTGTGGTTTCTTTGAGAGAGATGGCAAGCCGTACTGCGAGAAAGACTACCAGAACCTCTTCTCCCCTCGCTGTGCTTACTGCAAAGGTCCCATTACTCAG AACATTCTTACAGCAATGGACCAAACATGGCACCCAGAACATTTCTTCTGCTCCCACTGTGGAGATCTATTTGGAACCGACG GGTTTCTGGAGAGAGATGGTAAACCATATTGCTCCAGTGATTTCTACCGCCTCTTTGCACCCAAATGCTCCGGCTGTGGAGAGCCAGTGAAGGAGAACTATCTGTCTGCAGCGAATGGAACCTGGCACCCTGACTGCTTTGTCTGTGCG GACTGTCTAAAGCCCTTTACTGATGGTTGTTTCCTGGAAATGAATGGTCGGCCCCTCTGTTCCCTTCACTATCACTCTAGACAGGGCACTCTCTGTGGGACCTGCGGAGAGCCCATATCAGGTCGCTGCATCGCTGCCCTCGACCGCAAGTTTCACCCTGAGCACTTTGTGTGTGCGTTCTGTCTTCGGCAGCTGAGTCAGGGTGTGTTTAAGGAGCAAGCAGGGAAGCCATACTGTTCAGTATGTCACACAAAACTCTTTCTGTGA